In the genome of Flavobacterium panacagri, one region contains:
- a CDS encoding APC family permease has protein sequence MSHSKENQLKKTLGLSFNIAVLIGGTIGVGILRTPGSIAGLLDNYWLILASWLFGGLYVLLGANSYSELATMLPKAGGSYNYIKRAMGEYAGFLSGWFDYIVNAIPPAFYCIVISEYTIILFPSLANYSIVISISLLVAFVLLHLSGVKNGSVIQQITSFLKVICFVALVIACFMYSGVEVPKIKTNSSFFQIGIIFGFFKSLQLIIGTYNGWNAVCFFAEENDNPSKNIPKSLYSGVLLVVVIYILVNAAFFHVLPIETLAKSNLAAADVAKILFGENGAKIVTIISIFSLISILNAFMMIPPRILYGLSRDGFFIKEGTQVNKGGTPIVALLVSSLFSLFLICIGSFEVLFSFAAFISIIVWGLAYYSLLRLRTTEPDLPRPYRSFWYPWTTILAIIFSIALLAGFIYSDPKSFIIIVAITIVSYPLFWVLDKNKK, from the coding sequence ATGTCCCATTCCAAAGAAAACCAATTAAAAAAAACACTGGGTTTAAGTTTTAACATTGCTGTATTAATTGGTGGCACAATTGGTGTCGGGATTCTGCGTACGCCGGGTTCTATCGCAGGACTATTAGATAATTACTGGCTAATTCTTGCTTCTTGGCTTTTTGGAGGTTTATATGTTTTATTGGGAGCTAATTCGTATTCTGAGTTGGCAACAATGTTACCAAAAGCTGGTGGTTCTTATAATTATATCAAAAGGGCTATGGGCGAATATGCTGGATTTTTATCTGGCTGGTTTGATTATATTGTCAATGCCATCCCTCCTGCTTTTTACTGTATTGTAATTAGTGAATATACTATAATTCTATTTCCATCACTTGCCAATTATTCCATCGTAATTTCAATCTCATTACTAGTCGCATTTGTTTTGTTGCACTTAAGCGGTGTCAAAAATGGAAGTGTGATTCAGCAAATCACAAGTTTCTTAAAAGTGATTTGTTTTGTGGCTTTGGTAATTGCATGTTTTATGTATTCAGGAGTTGAAGTTCCAAAAATCAAAACCAATAGTTCCTTCTTTCAAATCGGAATTATTTTTGGCTTTTTTAAGTCATTACAGCTTATTATAGGAACTTATAACGGCTGGAATGCCGTTTGCTTTTTTGCTGAAGAAAATGATAATCCAAGCAAAAACATTCCGAAATCTTTATATAGCGGAGTTTTACTCGTTGTCGTAATTTATATTCTAGTAAATGCTGCATTTTTTCATGTATTGCCAATCGAAACTTTGGCAAAATCAAATTTGGCTGCAGCCGATGTTGCTAAAATACTTTTTGGAGAAAATGGTGCTAAAATCGTTACCATAATTTCTATTTTCTCTTTAATAAGTATTCTGAACGCGTTTATGATGATTCCGCCAAGAATTCTCTACGGATTGAGCCGAGACGGATTTTTCATCAAAGAGGGAACACAAGTCAATAAAGGCGGAACACCAATTGTAGCGCTTTTGGTTTCATCTCTTTTTAGTTTGTTTTTAATCTGTATTGGTTCTTTTGAAGTGTTGTTTTCTTTCGCCGCTTTTATCTCTATAATTGTTTGGGGACTCGCCTATTATTCCCTTTTAAGACTAAGAACAACTGAACCAGATTTACCAAGACCTTACCGATCATTCTGGTATCCGTGGACAACGATATTAGCGATCATATTTTCTATCGCATTACTGGCAGGTTTCATTTACAGCGATCCTAAAAGTTTTATTATTATTGTTGCGATTACGATTGTTTCTTATCCTTTGTTTTGGGTTTTGGACAAAAACAAAAAGTAA
- a CDS encoding TonB-dependent siderophore receptor, giving the protein MKYNLLLALGLLSFVSYGQDYSSNETTSSVTDTVKNKKGEILNEVVVTKTKEPKPVTAVRSGLKPMDNPQSIQVIGSEVIEQQQAIRLSEVLKNANGVYVGSARGGAQESFFSRGYDMSANNMFKNGFRYNAGSIPDVSGLDKVEFLKGGSALLFGNVAPGGILNLVTKTPQFKTGGEVSMQMGSFSYYKPAFDFYGGLTKSIAFRINGSYENSESFRDVVKNERLYINPSLLFVINPKTQITLQGDYLSADWTPDFGTGIIGTKILDLPRNTFYGSLWSNGTTKSSSASVLLNHDFNKNWKLNFNSSFQSYDRASKSTAQLSSVSASGDWTRPLVQNDNLEQILGDQLSLQGNFNTGSVKHQIFTGADWENSFATAYTFAFTPANYDTINLFNFDPSTQRNDIPNARATQIAKTETNRFGVYFQDLISITEKFKVLAGIRWSWQEAEVTTYKETLVSGKQTVSPENAVPTVGAKKLDNAFSPKFGLIYQPRKDVSLFASYSTSFTPNTGTTADLKPIEPSIIDQYEAGIKTDFLEGMLSTNVTVYQITNSNLAQTAEFKADGSLNTDTNVKVLSGETKSKGVEIDVTARPVEGLSIVAGYSYNDMRYTKTSGLNGSFIEGDRLVRTPANTANLSFYYTIPDGFLKGVSVGAIGNYIGDRLGGWNDQYSTDLTKYPDGIYHREIPLKGYTTIDASAGYTWRKISILCKLSNITNELNYTVHENYSVNPIAPRQVMTSLRYKF; this is encoded by the coding sequence ATGAAATATAATTTACTATTAGCACTAGGATTATTGAGCTTTGTCTCTTACGGTCAAGATTATTCAAGTAATGAAACTACTTCTTCAGTAACCGATACTGTAAAAAATAAAAAAGGAGAAATTCTGAATGAGGTCGTGGTTACCAAAACCAAAGAACCTAAACCTGTAACGGCAGTTCGTTCTGGATTAAAACCAATGGACAATCCACAGTCAATACAAGTTATTGGTTCTGAAGTTATCGAGCAGCAACAAGCTATCCGATTAAGTGAAGTTCTTAAAAATGCTAATGGTGTTTATGTGGGTTCTGCTCGAGGTGGCGCTCAGGAATCTTTTTTCTCAAGAGGTTATGATATGTCTGCCAATAATATGTTTAAAAATGGATTCCGCTATAATGCAGGATCAATTCCAGATGTATCCGGTTTAGATAAAGTAGAATTTCTTAAAGGAGGTTCTGCCCTATTATTTGGAAATGTAGCTCCAGGGGGAATCCTTAACCTTGTTACTAAAACTCCTCAATTTAAAACTGGTGGCGAAGTATCAATGCAAATGGGGAGCTTTTCTTATTATAAACCAGCTTTTGACTTTTATGGCGGTCTTACTAAATCTATTGCTTTTAGAATTAATGGTTCTTATGAAAATTCGGAAAGTTTTAGAGATGTTGTAAAAAACGAGCGTTTGTATATAAACCCTTCCTTACTTTTCGTAATCAATCCTAAAACACAAATTACTCTTCAAGGAGATTATTTAAGTGCAGATTGGACTCCAGATTTTGGAACAGGAATTATTGGCACAAAAATTCTGGATTTACCTCGTAATACATTTTATGGATCTCTTTGGTCTAATGGTACAACTAAATCGTCAAGTGCTTCTGTATTATTAAATCATGATTTCAATAAAAACTGGAAATTAAACTTTAACTCTTCTTTCCAAAGCTATGATAGAGCATCAAAATCTACAGCGCAACTATCTTCAGTAAGTGCAAGCGGTGATTGGACAAGACCATTAGTTCAAAATGATAACTTAGAACAAATATTAGGAGATCAATTAAGTCTTCAGGGGAATTTTAATACAGGATCTGTCAAACATCAAATTTTTACAGGTGCCGACTGGGAAAACTCTTTTGCAACGGCTTACACTTTTGCTTTTACTCCTGCGAATTATGATACAATCAATCTTTTCAATTTTGACCCATCAACACAGAGAAATGATATTCCTAATGCTAGGGCAACTCAAATTGCAAAAACAGAAACCAATCGTTTTGGTGTTTATTTCCAAGATCTGATTTCAATTACAGAAAAATTTAAAGTATTAGCTGGTATACGCTGGTCATGGCAGGAAGCTGAAGTTACGACTTATAAAGAAACTTTGGTTTCAGGAAAACAAACAGTAAGTCCTGAAAATGCAGTACCAACAGTGGGTGCTAAGAAATTAGACAATGCATTTTCTCCAAAATTTGGTTTGATCTATCAGCCAAGAAAAGATGTTTCGTTATTTGCAAGTTATTCTACATCGTTTACTCCAAACACAGGAACTACAGCTGATTTAAAACCAATTGAGCCATCTATTATTGACCAATATGAAGCTGGTATTAAAACAGATTTCTTAGAAGGAATGTTAAGCACAAACGTTACTGTTTATCAAATTACAAATAGCAATCTAGCACAAACAGCTGAATTTAAAGCCGACGGAAGTTTAAATACGGATACAAATGTAAAAGTGTTAAGCGGTGAAACCAAAAGTAAAGGTGTCGAAATTGATGTAACTGCAAGACCTGTTGAAGGTTTAAGTATTGTTGCTGGTTACAGCTATAATGATATGCGTTATACTAAAACATCTGGTTTAAACGGAAGTTTTATTGAGGGTGATCGTCTTGTAAGAACTCCAGCAAATACAGCAAATTTAAGCTTCTATTACACCATACCAGATGGTTTTCTTAAAGGTGTTTCTGTTGGAGCAATAGGAAATTATATTGGTGATCGTTTGGGCGGCTGGAATGATCAATACAGCACAGATCTTACCAAATATCCTGACGGAATCTACCACAGAGAAATTCCATTGAAAGGATACACTACAATCGATGCTTCGGCAGGATATACTTGGAGAAAAATCTCTATTTTATGTAAATTATCAAACATCACAAACGAATTAAACTATACTGTTCACGAAAATTACAGTGTGAACCCAATAGCGCCTCGTCAGGTTATGACAAGTTTGCGTTATAAGTTCTAA